The Nocardioides ochotonae genome segment CTCGTGAGCGTCTTAGGCGCGGCCCCCCTCTTTGTTGATGGTGACTGGCAAACCAGCGCTGATGAGCTCTCCGAGCAGTGCCTCCTGGCTCAACGCAATCCTGCTGCGAGCACGGCGCCGCTGTACGAGCTGTACGACGCCGTGCCGGCCGAACGAGCTGACGTGCTCGTCGTTACCGCTCTAACCGAGGAGTACGAGGCTGTCCTCCAAGAACTTGAGTACGGCAACGGGCCGGCCCCGTCCGTCCGCGCCACCGTTAAGGACCAAGACGGCGAAGAGTGGCTCGTCAGGGTCGTGAATATGGATGAGATGGGATCAGTCGGGTCCGCGCTCAAGACCCGCGACGCCATCCTTCGTACGAAAGCGTTCCACGTCGTCCTCGTTGGCATCTGCGCGGGCGTTCCTGGAGAGGTCGAGTTGCAAGACGTCGTCATTCCAAAGACCGTCATCTACTACGAGTCAGCCAAGATCTCCTCGACGGGGGAACGACGTGGCGACCATTCACGTGAGTGTGACCCTGAGATAGTTCGACGGGCCGCCTCCCACGCCGTGGAGTTGTCGGACGCTGGGATCACGCTGAAGGCGGACAATCGGGTGATGGCATGCGGGGAGAAGGTTGTCGCCAACGAGGATTTTCGCATGGGGCTGCAGGAGCGGCACCGGAAGCTTGCGGCGATTGACATGGAGTCGTATGGCGTTGTGCGAGCAGCGGAGTCCGCAGGGCGGCACGCCACCGTGATCAAGGCCGTCTGCGACATGGCCGACGAGGAGAAGGGGGACAAGCACCATCAGGAAGCGGCGGTCGCTGCAGCCAGAGTGTTCGCCCACCTACTACGTAGCGGGGTCTTCAAGGACACGAGGCCCTAGCGCTGTCGCGGGGGAGTGACGCTACGAGGAGGCTCTACCGCTCACCGATTAGTCAGAAAGTGTTCGTGAAGGAATCCATCCTCCGGAGCAGTTCCATGCGAGCACGAGCTCGATCTTCAGAGGGCGCATCATCGATCTCGCGAGGAGGATCGGCACTTGGGCGATAAGCGATCTGTTTCACTGCGGTACGGTGCTACTTGGGCTTGTCCTCGCGAGTCGTCACCTGCGGCACGGAGACACTAGCAATACAGACGTTGATGAGGCGACCGTCTACTCGATAACTCAGCAACGGCCATCCACTGACGCCGCTCTCCGTCGGAGGGGCGACGAACCCTTTCGCCTCCGACGCCCACGTGACCACCCGTTCATGGGCTGCAGCGAACCGCTTGTGCTCACAGAGGGTTAGCAGTACGGCTGAGGTGGTGTGTGCGTTCGCGTACCGGAATATCTGGTCTTCCAGTGCCGACAAGATTGACGCGCGGCCACGTACCCACTTGGACTCGCAGATGAAGACCTTGGCGGGCCCTGATCCAGCAGAGAGTGCGTCTGCTTCGATATAGATGTCCGTGCGGCCGCTCTTCGAATACACCTCGCGGCCGGCGCGTGAGACCGTGGTGTTCAGGGTTGCCGCGAGGAGGTCGCTGATCGAGTCCTCGTCGAGGTGGCTAAAACCGCGTGGGTTCTGCTCGATCGAGTTGGCCCAGACGCGGATACTGCCCAGGACGTCTGTAAAGGACTTCGGGCTCAGCCGGTAATGAGCCGACATCTCAAGTTCGATGGAATCCTCGGCGGGGGCGCCGTCGCTTGAGAGAGGCTCCTCCTCCAGCGTGGGTGGCTCGGACGACCACTGTTCCGGCAGTTCCAGGCTTCGCACGAGTGCTGCACGGTCTGCGAGCACGCTGGCGCGGTCTTCGACTAGGTTCCCGATCTGGGCGGGCAATTCCTCGTCGAAGAAGTGGTCCACCTGAGCGCTGATCGCTGCCACGATCGATCGCAGTCGGTCATCGCGCTGTCCGATGAGTTCCCGGAGTGATCCGTCTCGCGCGAACGCACGCTCCTCCTCTCTCGTGAGATCGACGTACGTGTACAGCGCCCACGGCCCGCTCTCGTTGACCATATTGAGCTGCCACGTCGACTTGAGCCCCAGTATTCGGCAACGTCCTGTTCAGAGGCGCGGGAGAGGTTCTCGTGGCCACCCGATGCGTTCCATAAGCTCGGCGTCGACTGTGTCGGGCACGGGATCGACGGCGTCAGGCCAGTATCTGAGCGCTTCGGGGTCGCCCTCGACCTCGCGGCGAAAGTAAAATCTCGTCGTCGCGATGCTCGTGCTTTCGCTGATCTTCCGCCAACTCGCCGTTGGCCTCGTCGACGCGCCCTTGTTGGAGAGGGCCAAGCCTCGGTGTCACTGGTCGGAATCCTGCGATCAGAGCAATCAGATCGTGGCCACGAAACCGTTCAAGTTGCTCGGTTGTGCCGACGGTGCGGACCCGTTCCACCAAGGCGCGGACACCGGGCAGGCCATGTAGGTGGGAGGAGAGTGGACGGTTCGCCCGTACGAATGACGTGAAGAGGCCAGGATCTGACACAGGCGCGAGGCTACCTCCACGCCCGAGTCCTCCCATCACACTTGCCGCATGTCCTCCTGCCTAGTCGAAAAAGCAGCGCCGTCCATCCGCAGGTTCGTGGGTAGACCCGCGGACGGATGGAAGCGGAACTGGCTCTCACTGAGGCAGGTGCCTCATTCTGGGCGGAAGGTCCGTGAGTCTCGATCGGCGTGTCGACCGTAGTTGCCGCGGGTTTCCAACTTGCCCAAGGGAAACGGCCGAAACCTGTCGCGTGCTGGCCGCCCAGGCTGGGTGCGTCGGCGGTCTGTCTTCGGTGGATGGTTTGCCTCGTCGCCCTTTGGGTCGGCGCTCTCCGACAACGGGGCACCGACTCGGTTGCCGACTGGTCCTGCCGCTCGGTAGAACGCGACGCCGCGCCCGGGGTTGTCCGAACTGACGAAGCAGCCCACTCGTGTGGTGACGCTCCGCCGCTCCGGTCGGCTCTCGCATGGCGGGAGCGGAGCAGGGAGGGAGCCGCGCCGACGTCGACTCTGCGATTGCTCAAACCGCACAGCGCACGAAGCTTCGGCGCGGCAAAGGTCTACCTCGCTCTCGAGAGTGGCACTTTGCGGGTCGTGTCGATGCCACGCAGTGAGCGACGAGAGCAAGCAGGGCCGGAACTCAAAGCCCGACCTGCAGTTGAGGCATACTGTCCCACGGGTCGGCGACAGAGGGCTGAATCACACAGGTGTTGTCCCGAGGTTAATCCCGACTGTAGTTCTGACCCCCCGCCTCCGTAGCTCAGCTGGATAGAGCAGCGGCCTTCTAATCCGCCGGTCGCAGGTTCGAATCCTGCCGGGGGCACGGTTGCTCAGTGGTCAGCGCACGGCCACGTGGACGAGAGATGGGGCAGCGCCTCAGACACGGCTCCCAGGCCAGGCACAGACCATCTGGGGGACCCGAGGACCGCTGGCCGCGCGGGCTGCGTGTCCGCGCTCAGGCCTTCTCGACGGAGACGACCAGCCGGCCGGGGCCCTGGCCGGCGGCGGCCGCGTCGGCATGCACTGCCTGGCTCACGGTGACGACGTAGGCCCCGATGGTTCCCTCGCCGGTGCACACGGTGTAAGTGCCGGTGGTGGTGGCGTCCGGCTGGCAGGTGCCGCTCAGCGTCCAGTCCTCGGCGCCCGCGTCGGCACCGAGCCGCTCGAGCTGGGCGGCGCTCAACAATGCGGCGGACTCATAGCGGCGGTGGACGCTGGGGCACGGCACCGAAGCACCGATGCACATCAGCCGGGGAGGCTCGATGATCTCCTCAGCGAGCGTCCACTCCGGGGCAGGGGTGAACCTGTCGGCGGCGCCGGTGATCTCCGCGGTCGAGCCTGCACGGAGCAGGAGCCAGGCGAGCGCCCCGAGCACGACCACCAACGTCAGGCCGAGCGTCACCAGCGGCCGTGAGCTCACGATTTCACCTCTCGATTCAGGCCGGAGACGACTCCCGCAGGAGCTGTCAGAGATCGATGGCCCAGTAGCCGTCGACCACGACCTGCCCGGTCGCGACCAGACCTCTCAGCCTGGTCCACCGCGGCGATGCGTCGAGCCTCCTGGCGTACACCGTCGTGAACCCCTCGCGGTCCGATCGGAGGTCCACCCGTCTGTCGCCGTGGCTCGTGGCGATCAGCAGGGACCCGCAGCTCGGGCAGGTGCGGAGGCGGAATGCCCAATTGACGGCGCCGCGCCGATCGGCCGGGTCGGTGCGGACGCGTCGACCGGGCGGCAACAGGCTGGCGGTGCCACCACGATAGGAGCGTCCCGAGACCGTACGCAGGGCGCCGAAGAGCCGAGCGTCGTCGGCCATGGCCGAGGTGCACGAGACCGACTTCCCCCGGTTGCCGGCCACGTCCCACGCCTTGACCTCGAGACACACCGTTTCGCCCGGTCGCGGTCGGCGAACGGCGTACGACGTCGATGTCGCGGGCACCGCTCGGCGTACCACGCCCGCGCGGCGCATCGGGGTGCGGACGATCCGGGCGGCTGTCCGGCCGACACCGTGCGTGTCGGCGGTGCGCCAGGACCAGCCCATCGCTCGATCGGAGACGAGTGCCGGGCCGCCCCGTGTGACGCGGACCCGCGGTGCGGTGCCGTCGACGATCCAGCGATGTGTCAGCACTGCCTCGTTGCCGACCTCGTCGCTGACCGTTGTGGTCAACGTGTGGACGCCCTCGCGCCGGTTCCCCATGGCATAGCAGTACGGCGAGCTGGTGGACGCCCGCCCGGGCGTGTGCCGACAGGTCAGCCCGGTGATCCCGCCTTCGTCATCGACGCGTGTCGTGACCGTCCGATGCATCGGCAGCACCGGCGCCCGCCCGTCGAGCACTGTCATGTGCGGCGGCGTGCGGTCCACGAACCTGTACATGTAGCGGCCGTATCCGCGGTGCACCAGCCGGTCGCCGTACACGGTGTCGGGAAGGCTCCAGCAGCCCGGCGCGCAGTGGCTGCCGAGGCTGGGCTCAGTGCGTAGCGGCCATCGCCAGACGCCGTCCGGATCGAGGCTGACCAGGCGGCCGTCCGCGACCTGGATCGCATAGGTCGACCCCAGGGCAGCAAGGACGATCTCGGTGTCGACCCCCTGGGCGAGCGGGCTGGGCGCCGTCGGCACCGTCGTCGCGTCGGTCACGGAGCCATCGGCGACGAGGGCGCTCCGCAGCTCCGGCGCAGCCGGCCCCGTCTGCTGCAACCAGGCGACGCGGACGGTGTCGCCGTCCGTGGCGACCGTGACCGGTCCCTGGTCACCCCCGATCGGGGTGAGCGACGTCGGCGGCGAGAAGGTGGTGGCGGCGTCGCGGCTGACCAGGACGTGCCTTCCGACGACCGCGGCGACGAGGTCGCCCTCGGCGCGCAGCTGGATCACGGGACGGGGCCCGCTGTCCGGCAGACCCGCCGCGGCGATCAGATCCGTGGGGTGCGCGTCCCACGTCGCGCCGCGATCGTCACTGCGGAGCAGGACAGCACTGCGGGCGGCGCCGGCAGCTCCCTGGGCGATCGCGACGTAGAGCCGGTCGCCGGAGGCGGCGAGCCGCACGCTCCGCGACGTGTCGGGGATGCGTGGGACGTGCACCCGCGACGACGTCGCGAAGTTGGTGCCGCCCAGCTCGACCGTGCGGATCGTGGACGCGACCTCCGCACCGCTCTCGAAGAGCGAGGCCGCGGCGACGAAGTCCCCGGTTCCGGCGCCGGTGATCGCGCCTGCGGGCAGGGTCACGGGTGCCTTGACCCAGGGGTCGTCGGTGCCGAATCGGTAGGACCAGACCCACCCGCGCCCTCGGTGGATATGGAAGACCCCGCGCTCGGTGAGCTCGACATCGGGGATGAAGTCGGAGTCGCTGGGAACGCCGCCGGGATAGTGGCCCACGCCCAGCCGCTCGACCGCGTACGTGGGCTCAGCCAGGCTCGGGCCGGCCGACGCCGTGGACGATGGGACGCCCCCGGCCAGGCCGATGAGGCAGACGAGGAGGGGCGCGAGGACACGACGCACGGCGGGCTCCCGGGACACGGGCCGCTGATCGGCCGAGCGGGCACATGCTGCCAGTCGGCGGACCCCCATGACCGGTCTTTCCCGAACACGGTGCGGGTCGGCGACCCGGGTCCCGGTCGGCACCGGTCGGCGAGCTGAGCACCGGGCGCGGCCGTCAGCGTGTCACTCGGTCCGCGTCCACCAGGGTGCTCGTCTGCAGGACCTGTCCCTCTCCCGAGCGGCGCGGGACGAGACGGCGCACACCGTTCAGTCGCCCCAGCGCAGGTGGTAGGCCACCAACGGCTGCATCGCCGCCAGTAGGTCGCGGCCGCGCGGAGTGAGCCGGTAGCGCACGGAGACCGGCGTCGTCGGGATCACCTCGCGCTCGACGAGGTCGTGTGACTCCAGCTCGCGCAGCCGGGCGGTGAGCAGGCGCGCGGAGATCCCGTCGACCGCGGCCTCGATCTCCCCGAACCGCGACGCGCCGCGGCCCAGGGCGAGCATGACCGCGCCGGTCCAGCGGCGCCCGACGAACTCCAGGCCCGCCGTGGACTCTCGGCAGGTGGCGTCGTCGATCCGGTCCTGACGCTGCGGTATCGGGCTCCTGGTCACTTACTCAGGGTAACTCGCTTACCCATGGTTGTCCTGGGGCGCCGGGCGGCGGATGCTGGGCGCATGCCCGACTACGGTCACCCCCTGCGCTTCGGATCCTTCATCACGCCGACGGCCGCCTCGCCCCAGCGGCCGGTCGAGCTCGCGGTCCTCAGCGAAAAGCTGGGCCTCGACCTGGCAACGTTCCAGGACCACCCCTACCAGCCTTCGTTCCTCGACACCTGGACGCTGATGTCGTACGCCGCGGCGCGCACCGAGCGGATCCAGCTCAGCGGCAACGTGCTGAACCTGCCGCTGCGCCAGCCGGCCGTGCTCGCCAAGTCGGTCGCCAGCCTCGACCTGCTCTCCGGGGGCCGGGTCGCGCTGGGGCTGGGTGCCGGGGGATTCTGGGACGCGATCGAGGCGTACGGCGGGACCCGCCTGACTCCCGGGGAGTCGGTCGACGCGCTCGCCGAGGCGCTCACCATCATCCGCGGCGTGTGGGACACCGCCGACCGGTCGGTCCTCGCCGTGGACGGCGCCCACCACCGGGTCCGCGGCGCGAAGCGCGGGCCGGCGCCCGCGCACGACGTGCCGATCTGGCTCGGGGCGCTCAAGCCGCGGATGCTGCGCCTGATCGGCCGTGCGGGCGACGGCTGGCTGCCGTCGATGGCCTACCTCCAGCCCGGCGACCTCGCCCGCGGCATGGGGGTGATCGACGAGGCCGCCCGCGACGCCGGTCGCGATCCCGCCGAGATCGTGCGGCTGCTCAACGTCGGTCCCGACACCGGCGCCGACGAGCTGGTGCGTCTCGCCGTCGAGGACGGTGTCAGCACCTTCATCGTGGTGGGTGACGACGAGGGCGGGCTGCGGCGCTTCGCGGCGCTGACCGGCGACGTGCGCGAGCGCGTCGCCGAGGCCCGCGCGAGCTCCGGTGTGCGCGAGCGCGGCCGGGTCCGTCGCA includes the following:
- a CDS encoding 5'-methylthioadenosine/S-adenosylhomocysteine nucleosidase, whose product is MALRGSRGRVPTRDVDLKGLLLEVAEILDIENLTAYLFGSRKDRTGSVRSDIDILLVSERRLTQEQAEQIWRLEPYLDIFVARNGVARSLVNESELTAPNNSELVSVLGAAPLFVDGDWQTSADELSEQCLLAQRNPAASTAPLYELYDAVPAERADVLVVTALTEEYEAVLQELEYGNGPAPSVRATVKDQDGEEWLVRVVNMDEMGSVGSALKTRDAILRTKAFHVVLVGICAGVPGEVELQDVVIPKTVIYYESAKISSTGERRGDHSRECDPEIVRRAASHAVELSDAGITLKADNRVMACGEKVVANEDFRMGLQERHRKLAAIDMESYGVVRAAESAGRHATVIKAVCDMADEEKGDKHHQEAAVAAARVFAHLLRSGVFKDTRP
- a CDS encoding winged helix-turn-helix transcriptional regulator translates to MTRSPIPQRQDRIDDATCRESTAGLEFVGRRWTGAVMLALGRGASRFGEIEAAVDGISARLLTARLRELESHDLVEREVIPTTPVSVRYRLTPRGRDLLAAMQPLVAYHLRWGD